In Methanosarcina siciliae T4/M, one genomic interval encodes:
- a CDS encoding oligosaccharyl transferase, archaeosortase A system-associated — MGSKNRPTSTFKSKLKSSLPYILVVSIIGFISFLIRIRPSDSVFLSNGFVKFGGNDPWYHMRTLNVLLENYPNRMFYNPMTNYPNGSYIHFGPLFDQMMAITSLVLGMGSPGQDLITTVGAYFPAVLGALTVIPVYYVGKYLGGHKTGILAAILIAFAPGQFLHRSIIGFTDHHVAETLFSTFFMMFFMLALISAKEKRLRFEHVITKNLDVLKEPLIYSIIAGFMYSAYQLSWPGASLFLLIILVYAVIQYVIDNFHGESSDYLGIVGTVTFLVSSILILPFVHPEMGFSMYYYSWFHVITVFGALMIFAFLGLIEREFKKRNLKTYYFPLAIFGAFIFGLIAVKIAVPSLYSLVINAPHSIFGVQTGGPSTIREVTSIFYPGGEFSFSRVYNYFTAPAFFASIAGMILLTANIIRKPRPEELLALVWGLLMFMAIYGQNRFAYYYSVNIAVMGAYLGGRLLELVKWDRLEENFRTNVKSLKDFPSFFRFVKIEQIFAILAIFAVLVLPEYSSAMGQTIGGPGGPNGPWIESCLWLQSNTPDPGMDYNSVYEAPEDGELFDYPETAYGVMSWWDYGHWIETIGHRMPNANPFQAGIGGRRGSIDEENKPGASTFFTAQSEEEATKVLEAVDPDPDKAGARYIVSDIEMASLYDGKFLPMATWTLDSEGYYAQYQVEGNSQILPTMRYYNSMESRLHFLDGNGLKQYRLVHESWAGQSNEVAYKQIYNLFYGGNVPEEDSGYVKIFEYVKGANITGIASPNETIKISTAILTGQGRTFEYSQSTTSDSEGRYEFTVPYSTEGPVSGETQFDTAPTGPYVVSYEDTTKEVRVNEEAVLNGEKVKI, encoded by the coding sequence ATGGGTTCTAAGAATCGTCCCACATCAACGTTTAAGTCTAAATTAAAATCCAGCTTGCCTTATATTCTTGTAGTTTCGATAATCGGTTTTATATCTTTTTTGATCAGAATACGCCCCTCTGATTCGGTTTTTTTATCCAACGGGTTTGTAAAGTTCGGGGGCAACGACCCCTGGTATCATATGCGGACCTTAAATGTTCTCCTTGAAAATTATCCAAACAGGATGTTTTACAATCCTATGACCAACTACCCCAACGGGAGTTACATCCATTTTGGCCCTCTGTTTGACCAGATGATGGCTATAACTTCTTTGGTCCTTGGAATGGGCAGCCCCGGTCAGGATCTTATTACTACTGTCGGAGCTTATTTCCCTGCAGTGCTCGGAGCCCTTACTGTCATTCCTGTTTACTATGTCGGAAAATATCTCGGGGGGCATAAAACAGGCATACTGGCTGCAATCTTGATTGCTTTTGCTCCAGGACAATTTTTGCACCGTTCCATCATAGGCTTCACGGATCATCATGTAGCTGAGACTTTATTCAGTACATTTTTCATGATGTTTTTCATGCTGGCTTTGATTTCCGCAAAAGAAAAAAGATTGCGTTTCGAGCATGTAATTACCAAAAATCTCGATGTCCTGAAAGAGCCACTGATATATTCCATTATAGCCGGTTTCATGTATTCGGCTTACCAGCTTTCATGGCCCGGAGCTTCTCTTTTCCTATTGATCATTCTGGTTTATGCCGTGATCCAGTATGTCATTGATAATTTCCATGGTGAGTCTAGTGACTACCTTGGGATTGTAGGAACGGTTACGTTTCTTGTAAGTTCAATCCTTATCCTTCCCTTTGTTCATCCTGAAATGGGCTTTTCAATGTATTATTACTCCTGGTTCCACGTAATTACGGTTTTTGGAGCACTGATGATTTTTGCATTTTTAGGTTTAATTGAAAGAGAGTTCAAAAAAAGAAATTTAAAGACTTATTATTTCCCTCTGGCAATATTCGGAGCTTTTATTTTTGGGCTTATTGCAGTGAAAATTGCGGTTCCATCTCTCTACTCACTGGTCATAAACGCCCCTCATTCAATTTTTGGGGTCCAGACAGGTGGCCCTTCTACGATTAGGGAAGTTACCTCCATATTTTACCCAGGGGGGGAATTTTCATTTTCAAGAGTGTATAATTATTTTACAGCTCCCGCTTTTTTCGCTTCAATAGCTGGAATGATCCTCCTTACGGCAAATATCATCAGGAAACCAAGACCTGAAGAGCTGCTGGCTCTGGTATGGGGCCTTTTAATGTTCATGGCAATCTATGGACAGAACCGTTTTGCATATTACTATTCGGTAAATATTGCAGTTATGGGGGCTTATCTGGGAGGCAGGCTCCTTGAACTTGTAAAATGGGACAGGCTTGAAGAAAACTTCAGAACTAATGTGAAATCGCTTAAGGATTTCCCCAGTTTCTTCAGATTTGTAAAAATAGAACAGATCTTTGCAATCCTTGCCATATTCGCGGTGCTTGTTCTTCCAGAGTACAGTTCTGCAATGGGACAAACAATAGGCGGCCCCGGAGGTCCCAATGGTCCCTGGATTGAATCCTGTCTGTGGCTCCAATCCAATACTCCGGATCCGGGCATGGACTACAATTCAGTTTACGAAGCTCCTGAGGATGGAGAACTTTTCGATTATCCTGAAACCGCTTACGGAGTGATGTCCTGGTGGGACTATGGGCACTGGATTGAAACTATCGGACACCGGATGCCCAACGCCAACCCCTTCCAGGCTGGAATTGGAGGACGTAGAGGAAGTATTGATGAAGAAAACAAACCCGGAGCTTCCACTTTCTTTACAGCCCAATCCGAAGAAGAAGCGACTAAAGTGCTGGAAGCTGTTGACCCTGATCCGGATAAAGCAGGGGCCCGTTATATTGTTTCGGACATAGAAATGGCTTCTTTATATGATGGGAAATTTTTGCCTATGGCTACCTGGACCCTTGATTCCGAAGGGTACTATGCCCAGTACCAGGTAGAAGGTAACTCTCAAATCCTGCCTACAATGCGTTATTACAACTCGATGGAATCCAGACTTCACTTCCTTGACGGAAATGGTTTGAAGCAGTATCGACTGGTTCACGAGTCATGGGCGGGTCAGAGTAACGAGGTGGCGTACAAGCAGATCTATAATCTCTTTTACGGAGGAAACGTTCCCGAAGAGGATAGCGGGTATGTTAAAATCTTCGAATATGTAAAAGGTGCAAATATAACCGGGATTGCTTCGCCCAATGAAACGATTAAAATAAGTACGGCAATTTTGACCGGCCAAGGCAGGACTTTTGAGTATTCCCAGTCGACAACTTCGGACTCTGAAGGCAGGTATGAGTTTACCGTCCCCTATTCAACCGAAGGTCCTGTTTCCGGGGAAACCCAGTTCGATACGGCTCCCACAGGTCCGTATGTCGTAAGCTATGAAGATACGACCAAGGAAGTAAGGGTTAATGAGGAAGCAGTGTTAAATGGAGAAAAAGTGAAGATTTGA
- a CDS encoding glycosyltransferase yields MASHKSICIVGPSKRFLSGISYYTIRLANAMSAEKDVSVVCFRQLLPTFLFPGKSHVGKDISDLSFSPEISVFDGMDYNNPLTWVRAYNFIQLHKPDVIVLQWWTSSVAHMHLLLKFFASVLNKPKIIIEFHEVVDPFEESVLPIRLYSKITGKLLRKNLDAYITHSESDKKLVAERYSIAPENIHVIPHGLYDQYGNVLDSKEAKKTLSIKEEFVILSFGLIRKYKGIPYLIRAFEQLPAEILEKTRLLIVGEIWEDRKELLDQIEVSSCSDRITLVDEYVPDEKVSLYFSAADVVVLPYLRASQSGIAHIAMSFGKPVVVSEVGGLKESMAGYEGTFFVPPGDVESIRQTIPNLLGKNERYEAPDQKWDKIINSYIELIQSM; encoded by the coding sequence ATGGCATCCCACAAAAGCATTTGCATAGTCGGACCTTCTAAGCGTTTTTTAAGTGGTATCAGTTATTATACAATTCGTCTGGCAAACGCGATGTCTGCGGAAAAAGATGTCTCTGTTGTCTGCTTTCGGCAGCTCCTGCCAACCTTTCTTTTCCCAGGTAAATCTCATGTAGGAAAAGACATTTCAGACCTGAGTTTTTCACCTGAAATTTCCGTTTTTGATGGAATGGACTATAATAATCCTTTGACGTGGGTCCGGGCATACAATTTTATTCAATTACATAAACCTGATGTCATAGTTTTACAGTGGTGGACTTCTTCAGTTGCGCACATGCACCTTTTGCTTAAGTTCTTTGCAAGTGTACTTAACAAACCTAAAATAATCATTGAGTTCCATGAAGTCGTGGATCCTTTTGAAGAGTCTGTACTACCTATCCGTTTATACTCAAAAATAACGGGAAAATTGCTCCGCAAAAACCTTGATGCATATATTACTCATTCCGAATCTGACAAAAAGCTTGTTGCAGAAAGGTATTCGATTGCCCCTGAAAATATCCATGTAATTCCCCACGGCCTCTATGACCAGTATGGGAATGTGCTTGACAGTAAAGAAGCAAAAAAAACTCTCTCAATAAAAGAAGAATTTGTTATCCTTTCTTTCGGTTTAATTCGCAAATACAAAGGTATCCCTTATCTTATCAGGGCTTTCGAACAGCTTCCTGCTGAGATACTTGAGAAAACTAGGTTGCTGATTGTCGGAGAAATCTGGGAAGACCGCAAAGAACTGCTTGACCAGATCGAGGTTTCCTCTTGCTCCGATAGGATCACGCTTGTGGACGAATACGTACCCGATGAAAAGGTCAGCCTTTACTTCAGTGCTGCAGATGTGGTGGTCTTACCCTACCTGAGGGCTTCACAGAGCGGAATTGCCCATATAGCCATGTCTTTTGGAAAACCGGTTGTTGTTTCTGAAGTAGGCGGCCTGAAAGAATCTATGGCCGGATATGAAGGTACTTTTTTTGTTCCCCCCGGAGATGTAGAATCCATCCGGCAAACCATTCCGAACCTTCTCGGAAAAAATGAGCGTTATGAAGCTCCGGATCAAAAATGGGATAAAATTATAAACTCTTACATCGAATTAATACAATCTATGTAA
- a CDS encoding glycosyltransferase family 4 protein, with protein MKIAQICPRYFPDIGGVETHVKEISERLAKAGHDVEVITTDPTGKLNRRDTINGVEIIRFRSFAPGNAYYFAPQIYFYLKQHNYDVIHAHSYHALPALFAALGKRERRFVFTPHYHRSGHTAFRNLLHKPYRFLGKIIFSRADIIICVSEYEKKLVESDFRVQGKTVKIPNGINLKEFENLKRQQKKDGEKILLYVGRLEEYKGVQYIIQSLPELRDFRLRVVGKGPYEEELHEMAKDLAVSERVEWLKNLSRRELLECYASSDVFLMLSSHEAYGITVAEALAAGTPCVVAKGSALEEFVDGEYCVGIESPIISNKISKAIKALEGNKHIAILSKKQILMDWNEVVEKIESLLSQSDE; from the coding sequence TTGAAAATAGCCCAGATTTGCCCCCGCTATTTCCCTGATATTGGAGGAGTAGAAACGCACGTTAAAGAGATTAGTGAGAGGCTGGCCAAAGCAGGGCACGACGTTGAGGTCATAACGACAGACCCGACGGGAAAATTGAACAGAAGGGACACCATAAACGGGGTAGAGATTATCAGGTTCAGGTCCTTTGCTCCCGGAAATGCATACTATTTTGCCCCTCAGATATATTTCTATCTTAAACAACACAATTATGACGTGATTCACGCACATAGCTATCACGCACTTCCGGCGTTATTTGCAGCCCTGGGAAAACGTGAAAGAAGATTTGTGTTTACCCCACATTACCACCGGAGCGGACATACTGCATTTCGAAACCTGCTGCATAAACCTTACAGGTTCCTGGGAAAGATAATTTTTTCCAGGGCAGACATAATAATTTGTGTGTCCGAGTACGAAAAAAAACTTGTTGAATCCGATTTCAGAGTTCAGGGAAAAACGGTGAAAATTCCAAACGGGATTAACCTTAAAGAGTTTGAAAACCTGAAGCGCCAGCAAAAGAAAGACGGAGAGAAAATCCTCCTATATGTAGGCCGCCTGGAAGAATATAAAGGGGTACAGTACATTATTCAAAGTCTGCCTGAGCTCCGGGATTTCAGGCTAAGGGTTGTTGGAAAGGGACCCTATGAAGAAGAACTCCACGAGATGGCAAAGGACCTGGCGGTATCTGAGAGGGTTGAGTGGTTAAAAAACCTGTCAAGAAGAGAACTGCTTGAATGCTATGCATCATCCGATGTGTTTTTAATGCTTTCTTCTCATGAAGCATATGGAATAACAGTTGCAGAGGCGCTGGCTGCAGGGACTCCGTGTGTGGTTGCAAAAGGGAGTGCGCTTGAGGAGTTTGTAGACGGGGAATATTGTGTAGGGATTGAGAGTCCAATCATATCCAATAAAATATCTAAAGCTATAAAAGCACTGGAAGGAAATAAGCATATAGCAATTTTAAGTAAAAAGCAAATTTTAATGGATTGGAACGAAGTTGTTGAAAAAATTGAGAGCTTGTTGAGTCAATCAGATGAATAG
- a CDS encoding glycosyltransferase family 4 protein, which yields MNIHYLTDIYFGEKNAGTTHTLEIYNNLSKKNEVHLICQKPQPEIHLKNRCYIPLFGTTRIKRTILLNSLFWIIYPLYLLTKKKPDLFYQRFDGTLFISPSLIFSKLFKIPLVMEVNGDMIDEISMRSEPQVYLEIIKLCEKNYYSNASRIIVVTEGIKKAIIKNYCIPEEKIEVIGNGVNTDIFRPLNNTSNLKKKYGFDEKNVVIFVGILVEWQGLKYLVEAAPAVLEEKPDTVYLIIGDGPLKNEIVQKVKDLRIHEKFIFTGFVSHEEVPLYINASDVCVVPKIPLKSGYSPLKLYEYMACGKAVIASDVRGFEILEQAKAGILVEPQNSQKLSEAILKVLEDEALKREMGKRGYKEALMHHSWKSVAQKTEDLFIDVLQEKHGS from the coding sequence ATGAATATACACTATCTAACAGACATATACTTTGGGGAAAAAAACGCAGGGACGACTCACACATTAGAAATATACAATAACTTATCGAAAAAAAATGAAGTCCATTTAATATGCCAAAAACCACAGCCTGAAATTCATCTCAAAAATAGATGTTATATTCCACTTTTTGGTACCACACGCATAAAACGTACCATCCTATTGAATTCTCTATTTTGGATAATATATCCTCTATACCTATTAACGAAAAAAAAACCAGACCTGTTTTATCAGCGATTTGATGGAACATTATTCATATCACCCTCACTGATATTCTCCAAGTTATTTAAGATCCCTCTGGTTATGGAAGTAAACGGAGACATGATTGATGAGATATCAATGAGAAGTGAGCCACAGGTTTACTTAGAGATCATAAAACTATGCGAAAAGAACTATTATTCAAACGCCAGCAGAATAATTGTAGTTACGGAAGGAATAAAAAAAGCAATAATCAAAAATTACTGCATCCCTGAAGAAAAAATAGAGGTAATAGGAAACGGAGTTAATACAGATATATTCAGGCCATTAAACAATACCTCAAACTTGAAAAAGAAGTACGGGTTTGATGAAAAAAATGTTGTCATATTTGTTGGTATCTTAGTAGAGTGGCAGGGGCTTAAATATCTGGTAGAAGCCGCACCTGCAGTTTTGGAAGAAAAGCCAGACACAGTATATTTAATAATTGGCGATGGGCCTTTAAAAAACGAGATCGTTCAAAAAGTTAAAGATCTAAGAATACACGAAAAATTCATATTTACAGGCTTTGTATCCCATGAGGAAGTACCACTATACATAAATGCAAGTGATGTATGTGTGGTACCCAAGATACCCCTAAAATCCGGTTATTCGCCTTTAAAATTATATGAGTATATGGCATGCGGAAAAGCTGTAATAGCAAGCGATGTAAGGGGATTTGAAATACTGGAACAAGCAAAAGCAGGAATTTTAGTTGAACCGCAAAACTCCCAGAAACTGTCAGAAGCTATCTTAAAAGTGCTGGAGGATGAAGCTTTAAAAAGAGAAATGGGAAAACGTGGATATAAAGAAGCGTTAATGCACCACAGTTGGAAGAGTGTGGCTCAGAAAACAGAAGATCTATTTATCGACGTGTTACAGGAAAAGCATGGTTCATAA
- the wecB gene encoding non-hydrolyzing UDP-N-acetylglucosamine 2-epimerase, whose translation MRIVSIVGARPQFIKCAPLSRLIRKKHEEILVHTGQHYDIGMSDVFFEELDIPKPDYNLGVGSDSHGAQTGKMLIEIEKILLRDKPDLVLVYGDTNSTLAGSLAASKLHIKTAHVEAGLRSFDREMPEEINRVLTDNVSDLLFCPTETAVLNLKKEGITKGVYNVGDVMLDSLKYNIKIAEQKATILKELNLNSKEYIVATVHRASNADSFENLSSIIKAFCHAGVPIVFTVHPRTEKYLKQYGLWDKLREKVKVIPPLGYLEMLKLMAHAKKILTDSGGVQKEAYMLGVPCITMRENTEWVETIEDGGNVLVGADYEKIMDAILNFEGGKAKGNVFGNGDACVKILEILMTAI comes from the coding sequence ATGAGAATAGTATCAATCGTTGGGGCTCGCCCTCAATTCATCAAATGTGCACCTCTGTCTCGACTGATAAGAAAAAAACATGAAGAAATCCTCGTGCATACGGGTCAGCACTATGACATAGGAATGTCAGATGTTTTCTTTGAGGAACTGGATATCCCGAAACCAGACTACAATCTGGGTGTAGGGTCTGATAGTCATGGAGCTCAAACTGGAAAAATGTTGATTGAAATCGAGAAAATTCTCCTCAGAGACAAGCCTGACCTTGTCCTTGTATACGGGGACACAAACTCCACGCTTGCGGGAAGCCTTGCAGCTTCCAAATTACATATCAAAACTGCGCATGTAGAAGCTGGTCTCCGGTCTTTTGATCGGGAAATGCCAGAAGAGATTAATAGAGTACTTACAGACAATGTATCAGACCTGCTTTTTTGCCCAACAGAAACTGCAGTCTTAAACCTGAAAAAAGAAGGAATCACAAAGGGAGTCTATAATGTAGGGGATGTAATGCTTGATTCCTTAAAATATAACATAAAGATTGCAGAACAAAAAGCCACAATCCTTAAAGAGCTGAATCTAAACTCAAAAGAATATATTGTTGCAACTGTTCATCGGGCTTCGAACGCTGACAGCTTTGAAAACCTTTCCTCCATAATAAAAGCTTTCTGTCATGCAGGTGTTCCCATTGTCTTTACGGTTCACCCGAGAACTGAAAAGTATCTGAAACAATATGGACTCTGGGACAAACTACGTGAAAAAGTTAAGGTGATTCCCCCCCTTGGATACTTGGAAATGCTAAAGCTCATGGCTCATGCAAAAAAGATCCTTACAGACTCGGGAGGGGTGCAGAAAGAAGCTTACATGCTTGGGGTGCCCTGCATAACTATGAGGGAAAATACCGAGTGGGTTGAAACTATAGAGGATGGAGGGAATGTGCTTGTTGGTGCGGATTATGAGAAAATAATGGACGCAATTTTAAATTTTGAAGGAGGCAAGGCAAAAGGAAATGTTTTTGGAAACGGGGATGCATGTGTAAAGATTCTTGAAATTTTAATGACTGCTATATAA
- a CDS encoding flippase, with the protein MTYDKFIKDVGLIGITQVLTTLGAFFLLPIITKTLGSYDYGIWSQINVTVSLLTPFALLGLSMSIVRFMSAEKDVNVIRETFYSVLFFVALTSMLISILVFVISDWLASFLFQDINTSYFIKIGSFLIFFSALNQITMFYFRIFRQISKYAFLSIFNSFGGLVLILILVKMGFGLFGVISAALLVQLFVIVVGILLITSQIGFSVPKFTYLHSHLKYGLPLAPNSAVRWITSSSDKYILGFFMGLNAVGIYAAAYAIGNIISFFVSPIQLMLFPTLSKAYDMQNLSEVNGYLEYSLKYFLLFAIPSAFGISVLAKPILRMMTTAEFVSGSIVIPFVAFGIIFEGVYQISINVTHLVKKTQYNIVFLSIGAISNLLLNIILIPIFGLVGAAVSTLIAYFLMCAVSVFFSQKYIQINIDWLLISKIILSSLLMALVVHTYNPETFIGIIIAIGLGFIIYCLLIILLKGVEIRELKSIIHALIPNNRAVEVSDKFQ; encoded by the coding sequence ATGACATATGATAAATTTATAAAAGATGTAGGACTTATCGGAATCACACAGGTTTTAACAACCTTAGGTGCATTTTTTTTACTTCCTATTATCACAAAAACCCTTGGGTCATATGATTACGGGATTTGGTCCCAAATAAACGTTACTGTATCTCTTCTAACACCTTTTGCCCTTTTGGGTCTTTCGATGTCTATTGTTCGATTTATGTCAGCAGAGAAAGATGTCAATGTAATTCGGGAAACTTTTTACTCGGTTCTATTTTTTGTAGCATTAACAAGCATGTTAATCTCTATATTGGTATTTGTAATTTCAGATTGGCTTGCATCATTTCTCTTTCAAGATATCAATACCTCATATTTCATCAAAATTGGATCTTTCCTTATATTCTTTTCAGCTCTTAATCAGATAACAATGTTTTATTTTCGTATATTCAGACAAATTTCTAAATATGCATTCCTATCAATATTTAATTCATTTGGCGGACTTGTATTAATCCTGATACTCGTTAAAATGGGTTTTGGTCTCTTTGGGGTTATCAGTGCTGCACTCTTAGTTCAGTTATTTGTCATTGTAGTTGGAATATTACTTATAACATCCCAGATAGGTTTTTCTGTTCCAAAATTTACCTATCTTCACTCCCATTTAAAATATGGACTTCCACTAGCACCGAATTCAGCTGTCAGGTGGATAACAAGTTCAAGTGATAAATACATTCTAGGATTTTTCATGGGACTTAACGCTGTAGGTATATATGCTGCAGCATATGCAATTGGAAACATCATTTCTTTTTTTGTCTCGCCAATTCAGCTCATGCTATTTCCTACTTTATCAAAAGCTTATGATATGCAAAATCTCTCTGAAGTTAATGGGTATCTTGAGTATTCACTAAAGTATTTTCTTTTATTTGCTATCCCATCTGCCTTTGGAATTTCAGTTCTTGCAAAACCTATATTAAGAATGATGACAACTGCAGAATTTGTATCAGGGAGTATTGTAATTCCTTTTGTCGCGTTTGGTATTATCTTCGAGGGAGTGTATCAGATTTCAATTAATGTTACTCATTTGGTGAAAAAAACCCAGTATAATATAGTATTTCTTTCGATTGGTGCCATATCTAATTTGTTACTTAATATTATCTTAATACCAATTTTTGGTCTTGTTGGAGCTGCAGTTAGTACTTTAATAGCGTACTTTTTAATGTGTGCTGTATCCGTATTCTTTTCACAAAAATACATCCAAATTAATATAGATTGGTTATTAATATCAAAAATTATATTAAGTAGTTTACTGATGGCTTTAGTTGTTCATACCTATAATCCTGAGACATTTATTGGTATAATTATTGCAATAGGACTTGGGTTTATCATATATTGCTTATTAATAATACTGTTGAAAGGAGTTGAGATCAGAGAATTGAAGTCAATTATACATGCACTTATACCAAATAATAGAGCAGTTGAGGTGTCGGATAAATTTCAGTAA
- a CDS encoding Coenzyme F420 hydrogenase/dehydrogenase, beta subunit C-terminal domain, whose protein sequence is MQINNISHIANNALCTACGACSGICPSNAIEIITNTAGYLVANLNNDLCIDCGKCAKICSSNPENKPSIETDDIFHGVCLAGYVGYASDNTIRQKSQSGGIVTALLCYLLEQNKIEGAIVNNLNLQTRRPQAVLALSESEIIDACGSYYTQSSVVKTILEHSDKNTAAVVLGCQAESLQLIRENYPNVTLPKYTIGLICAGQNGGDMIDDLIEQSECDSKQISRFWFRDKSCGWPGDVHVTTSTNDYWLPKEKRHRLKQVYELHRCIACYDQMNIFSDIVCGDPWGITHKQQPEGHTVVIARTEKGKKLLEDAARDGAIVLEDLSIEDIFYGQTVDGRHKTKFYTSRELFDENEWLFPYPDNYFENIPFTPANKIVRQRLKERLTYSRELYITIDREDYLRKVNLKKKKYQGNIIQKVTRKMMPYAGVILRKLSIIK, encoded by the coding sequence ATGCAAATAAATAATATTTCCCATATTGCAAACAATGCTCTCTGTACTGCTTGCGGAGCGTGTTCTGGGATCTGTCCTTCAAATGCAATTGAGATAATTACAAATACTGCCGGGTATCTTGTTGCAAATCTCAACAATGACCTGTGTATCGATTGCGGGAAATGTGCAAAAATCTGCTCGAGTAACCCTGAGAATAAACCGTCAATTGAAACTGATGATATTTTTCATGGTGTATGTCTTGCAGGGTATGTAGGATATGCAAGTGATAATACAATAAGGCAAAAATCACAGAGTGGGGGAATTGTAACAGCACTATTGTGTTATCTTTTAGAGCAAAATAAGATCGAAGGAGCAATAGTAAACAACCTAAACTTACAAACAAGAAGGCCACAAGCGGTACTTGCTTTATCGGAATCTGAAATAATCGATGCATGCGGGTCATATTATACCCAGTCTTCAGTTGTTAAAACAATACTTGAACATTCGGATAAAAATACTGCTGCTGTTGTTTTAGGGTGCCAGGCTGAAAGTCTTCAATTAATTCGTGAAAATTACCCAAATGTAACCTTGCCAAAATATACAATTGGTTTAATTTGTGCAGGACAAAATGGGGGTGATATGATTGATGATTTGATTGAACAAAGTGAGTGTGATTCCAAACAGATATCGCGGTTCTGGTTCAGGGATAAAAGTTGTGGGTGGCCTGGCGATGTTCATGTTACAACTTCAACTAACGATTATTGGCTTCCAAAAGAAAAACGTCACAGGTTAAAACAAGTATATGAACTGCATCGTTGTATAGCTTGTTATGACCAGATGAACATCTTCAGTGATATTGTCTGTGGAGATCCATGGGGAATTACTCATAAGCAACAACCTGAAGGTCATACTGTTGTTATTGCCAGAACCGAGAAAGGAAAAAAACTTCTTGAAGATGCTGCAAGAGATGGGGCAATTGTACTTGAAGATTTATCAATAGAAGACATTTTTTATGGTCAGACTGTTGATGGAAGACATAAAACCAAATTCTATACTTCTCGTGAACTTTTCGATGAAAATGAATGGTTATTTCCATATCCAGACAATTATTTTGAAAATATCCCATTTACACCCGCAAATAAAATAGTTCGACAGAGGTTAAAGGAGAGATTAACATATTCACGTGAGTTGTATATAACAATAGATCGTGAAGATTACCTCCGAAAAGTCAACTTGAAAAAGAAAAAATATCAGGGAAATATAATTCAGAAAGTGACACGGAAAATGATGCCATATGCGGGAGTTATTCTCAGGAAATTATCTATTATAAAGTAA